In the Cydia splendana chromosome 2, ilCydSple1.2, whole genome shotgun sequence genome, one interval contains:
- the LOC134800778 gene encoding uncharacterized protein LOC134800778 — MARWVEHYTGLYSCPVDIQPETVGLLPILDTWHELDSAPTVEELYLAVKQLKNGKSPAKDEVYTEIVKLKCILPVLHNNLTKCWEQGCVPQDMRDANIVTLYKGKGDRGDCNNYRGISLLSIVKAFARATLAKLQKLADRVAFGDDLQGVHLYTRSDGQMYNLTRLKSKRHREDLFVDSLLFADDAAFVAHSQSQLQTIMDQFSRACNLFSMSINAKKTVILAQGCSAQPKIILNGAPLEVVSKFCYLGSLVSSNLSLDAEIDSRIGRAANAKVPITLAALPRWTAIDSLCIRNDPERGS; from the exons ATGGCAAGATGGGTGGAACATTACACCGGTCTCTACTCCTGTCCAGTTGACATACAACCAGAAACTGTGGGACTACTCCCGATTCTGGATACTTGGCACGAGTTGGATTCCGCACCTACCGTAGAGGAACTATACCTGGCCGTGAAACAGCTTAAAAACGGTAAAAGTCCGGCCAAAGACGAAGTTTACACCGAAATCGTCAAGCTTAAGTGCATCCTTCCCGTCCTTCACAACAACCTGACCAAATGTTGGGAACAGGGCTGCGTGCCTCAAGACATGCGTGATGCTAATATCGTCACTCTTTACAAAGGTAAAGGCGACCGCGGTGATTGCAATAATTACCGTGGAATATCTCTCCTTAGCATCGTCAAAGCTTTTGCTAGAGCCACCTTGGCTAAACTACAAAAGCTAGCTGACCGC GTTGCTTTTGGAGACGACCTACAGGGAGTACACCTGTACACAAGATCCGACGGTCAGATGTACAACTTAACGAGACTCAAGTCCAAACGCCATAGAGAGGACTTATTTGTAGACAGCCTTCTCTTTGCTGACGATGCCGCGTTCGTCGCTCACAGTCAGTCTCAGCTGCAGACAATCATGGACCAATTTTCAAGAGCCTGCAACCTCTTTTCCATGTCCATTAACGCCAAGAAAACCGTCATACTAGCGCAAGGATGTTCAGCCCAGCCAAAGATCATACTTAACGGCGCACCTCTCGAGGTGGTCAGCAAGTTTTGTTACCTTGGCTCGCTTGTGTCGAGCAATCTCTCGCTTGACGCGGAGATCGACTCCCGCATCGGCAGAGCAGCCA atgcaaaggtgcccatcacgctcgccgcgttgccACGCTGGACCGCGATAGACAGCCTCTGCATCAGGAATGACCCGGAACGAGGGTCATGA